The genomic stretch TCTTTGACGCCAAAGGCGAGCGGCAGCAGCAGAACGATCATCAGCGGCAGCGTGCGTGTGCCGGATTCGAGCATGCGCTGAATCGAGAAGCCCCAGCCGCCGCCCACCATGTGGTGCAAGGCCAGCAATGCAAAGCTGCCCAGGGTGAGGCCGAGCCAAAACAAATAACCGAACAAGTAAGAGCGAAAGAACTGTGTCGTGCTGAGAAAGGCGCCTGCGCCGCACAACGCCAAAGCGATCACGCCAATGATCAGCGCGCGCTGCTGCCAACGGCTTAAAACAGGGGTTAACGTTTCGGCTTGATTCATCGCGCGGCTCCGAGTTGCTGGCGTTGGCTTGCAGGAACATCTTCAATCGTGGCGTTTTGGCTCAATTGCAGGGCGCGAATGTAAGCGACGATGGCCCAGCGATCATTTACGGTAACGCGATCGGCATAACTATACATGGTTCCGAAGCCGTTGGTGATGACATCAAAATAGTAACCAGCCGGCGCTTCACGCAGGCGTTGCGTGTGAAACGAAGGCGGCTGGCGCATACCGCGCTGCACAATCATGCCGCTGCCGTCGCCGATGCGCGCATGACAAGGCGCGCAAAAAATGTTGTAGCGTTCCTGGCCGCGCGCCAAAATGTCTTTGGTGATGGGAAAGGGAAACGCGTCCACCGGCTTACCGGCGATTTTTCCCGAATACAGGTGCTCATCGATTTTGAGTTGGCCGCGCGCGACGGTGCCCGGCACTTGCGGCCTGGAAGCGCGGCCATCTTTAAAAAATGTACTGGCTTCGAGCGGCTCGTAGCGTGGTTGATCGTGCATGTCTTGCCGGCAGCCAGTAATGACGAGCAGGCCGAGCAGGAGAAGCGGGAATCGAAGATGGAAAATGGAAATTAGAGATTCGATCTGAGTAAATCGCATGATCATACTATTATTTGGTGACTGA from Cytophagia bacterium CHB2 encodes the following:
- a CDS encoding cytochrome c, whose protein sequence is MRFTQIESLISIFHLRFPLLLLGLLVITGCRQDMHDQPRYEPLEASTFFKDGRASRPQVPGTVARGQLKIDEHLYSGKIAGKPVDAFPFPITKDILARGQERYNIFCAPCHARIGDGSGMIVQRGMRQPPSFHTQRLREAPAGYYFDVITNGFGTMYSYADRVTVNDRWAIVAYIRALQLSQNATIEDVPASQRQQLGAAR